In a single window of the Thermus amyloliquefaciens genome:
- a CDS encoding DUF502 domain-containing protein, protein MRLRQRLLTGLVTLLPLLVTLYFLAWVYTYSGGYIQTFLRLLNLEVPRAYQPLLPFVGLLLAGVLIYLVGTVAENYLGRRLIGSLERSLLLFPIVRDIYKAVQQITHTLFGHQEVKFSRAAVIEYPRRGLYTLCFVVQPVSNRLPPLPEGYTAVLVPTSPVPASGMVILVPSEEVIPLEISVEDALKYVVSAGFLLPEKPSGPLSSLPQRAEPPA, encoded by the coding sequence ATGCGCCTGCGCCAGCGGCTTCTCACCGGCCTGGTAACCCTTCTCCCCCTCCTGGTAACCCTGTACTTCCTGGCCTGGGTCTACACCTATTCCGGCGGGTACATCCAGACCTTTCTCCGCCTTCTGAACCTCGAGGTGCCCCGGGCCTACCAGCCCCTCCTCCCCTTCGTGGGGCTCCTCCTGGCCGGGGTGCTCATCTATCTGGTGGGTACCGTGGCGGAAAACTACCTGGGCCGAAGGCTCATCGGCTCCCTGGAGCGCTCCCTTCTCCTTTTTCCCATCGTGCGGGACATCTACAAGGCGGTCCAGCAGATCACCCACACCCTCTTCGGCCACCAGGAGGTAAAGTTCAGCCGGGCGGCGGTCATAGAGTACCCCAGGCGGGGGCTGTACACGCTCTGCTTTGTGGTGCAGCCCGTATCCAACCGCCTTCCCCCGTTGCCGGAAGGGTACACCGCCGTCCTGGTGCCCACCAGCCCCGTGCCCGCCAGCGGCATGGTGATCCTGGTGCCCTCGGAAGAGGTCATCCCCCTGGAGATCAGCGTGGAGGATGCCCTTAAGTACGTGGTTTCCGCCGGCTTCCTCCTCCCCGAAAAACCTTCAGGCCCCTTAAGCTCTCTCCCACAAAGGGCTGAGCCCCCGGCGTAG
- a CDS encoding acyl-CoA dehydratase activase-related protein — protein sequence MRVGVLKGFLSRRYLGFWEAYLEALGVEVVRAEPPPARHQPYCLPVQGLLAQVEALKAQGVDYLLLPDLQGGVDSEKGGGQCPWLLDLEAALRRYFPGLPPVLKVPAELSERVLGRAAEVGHLLTQNPMLVGRALDRARGFLKSPPPLKTPLGSVGVVAQPYLLEEEPFRKAVEEALAQEGLIPYFPDLPPEKLREEGDRLLPMDLPTDRELLGMVHYLHRLGRVKGLLLVVSYACPPIPGLLRKAVRRLAKPHRLVTWGEDWGEALRSLREEIRGG from the coding sequence ATGCGCGTGGGCGTCCTGAAGGGCTTTCTTTCCCGTCGGTACCTGGGCTTTTGGGAGGCCTATTTAGAGGCCTTGGGGGTGGAGGTGGTGCGGGCGGAGCCTCCCCCCGCCCGCCACCAGCCCTACTGCCTGCCGGTGCAGGGGCTTTTGGCCCAGGTGGAGGCCCTGAAGGCGCAAGGGGTGGACTACCTGCTCCTCCCCGACCTGCAAGGGGGGGTGGATTCGGAAAAGGGCGGGGGGCAGTGCCCCTGGCTTTTGGACCTGGAGGCCGCCCTCCGCCGCTACTTCCCGGGCCTTCCCCCGGTGCTCAAGGTGCCCGCGGAGCTATCCGAACGGGTCTTGGGCCGGGCGGCGGAGGTGGGGCACCTCCTCACGCAAAACCCCATGCTGGTGGGCCGGGCCCTGGACCGGGCGCGAGGGTTTTTGAAGTCCCCTCCCCCCCTCAAGACCCCTTTGGGGAGCGTGGGGGTGGTGGCCCAGCCCTACCTCCTCGAGGAGGAACCCTTCCGCAAGGCGGTGGAGGAGGCCTTGGCCCAGGAGGGGCTCATCCCCTACTTTCCCGACCTGCCCCCCGAGAAGCTGAGGGAGGAGGGGGACCGGCTTCTTCCCATGGACCTTCCCACCGACCGGGAGCTTCTCGGCATGGTCCACTACCTCCACCGCCTGGGCCGGGTGAAAGGCCTTTTGCTGGTGGTTTCCTACGCCTGCCCGCCCATTCCCGGCCTCTTGCGCAAGGCGGTGCGGCGGCTTGCCAAGCCCCACCGCCTGGTGACCTGGGGGGAGGACTGGGGGGAGGCCCTTCGCTCCTTGAGGGAGGAGATCCGGGGGGGTTAA
- a CDS encoding class I SAM-dependent RNA methyltransferase has product MKVLTVEKLVPGGYGLARTEEGAILIKGGLPGEAVRGKPVRRKGALFLEEVEVLTPRPDRYPHPLPPSADLPLAYESQLPLKESLVQDALERIAKLPFPLAPIRPSPRPLGYRTAAQYARHPLGGLAYRLPESQALFRLEEDPLLAEPLAWAFSLLKTWPLPVEEVALRGSLLEGRVLLGLIGGNPESLRRPAKALVREGFAGVVWAEPSPKGRFRGRVRPLYGERTLLERFGPLTATVSVESFSQVNPLAMGELLEEALSLVSRGERALELYAGSGLFSLLLAPRFQEVVAVEISKEAVRRGEADRKRLGLENVRFHRGDAKEARNLGTFDLVVLDPPRTGLSQEVREYLLESRPREILYVACDPATWARDVGWLVGGGYRLAFARPYDFFPFTHHVEVLSLLQLRAKA; this is encoded by the coding sequence GTGAAGGTTCTCACCGTGGAGAAGCTGGTACCGGGAGGCTACGGCCTGGCCCGCACCGAGGAGGGGGCCATCCTCATCAAGGGGGGGTTACCAGGAGAGGCGGTGCGGGGGAAGCCCGTGCGCCGCAAGGGGGCCCTGTTCCTGGAAGAAGTGGAGGTCCTCACCCCCCGCCCCGACCGCTACCCCCACCCCCTCCCCCCCTCCGCCGACCTGCCCTTGGCCTACGAAAGCCAGCTCCCCCTGAAGGAAAGCCTGGTGCAAGACGCCCTGGAGCGCATCGCCAAGCTCCCCTTCCCCCTGGCCCCCATCCGCCCCTCCCCCAGGCCCCTGGGTTACCGCACCGCCGCCCAGTACGCCCGCCATCCCCTGGGGGGCCTGGCCTACCGCCTGCCGGAAAGCCAGGCCCTCTTCCGGCTGGAGGAGGATCCCCTTTTGGCCGAGCCCTTGGCCTGGGCCTTCTCCCTCCTCAAGACCTGGCCCCTGCCGGTGGAGGAGGTGGCCCTTAGGGGAAGCCTCCTGGAGGGCCGGGTGCTCCTCGGCCTCATCGGCGGAAACCCGGAAAGCCTCCGGCGCCCCGCCAAGGCCCTGGTGCGGGAGGGGTTCGCGGGGGTGGTCTGGGCCGAGCCTTCCCCCAAGGGGCGCTTCCGGGGAAGGGTAAGGCCCCTTTACGGGGAAAGAACCCTCCTGGAGCGGTTCGGCCCCCTCACCGCCACCGTGAGCGTGGAAAGCTTCAGCCAGGTAAACCCCTTGGCCATGGGGGAACTCCTGGAGGAGGCCCTGAGCCTGGTTTCCCGCGGGGAACGGGCCCTGGAGCTCTATGCGGGAAGCGGCCTTTTCTCCCTCCTCCTGGCCCCCCGGTTCCAGGAGGTGGTGGCGGTGGAGATCAGCAAGGAGGCGGTGCGCCGAGGGGAGGCGGACCGGAAGCGGCTTGGCCTGGAAAACGTGCGCTTCCACCGGGGGGACGCCAAGGAGGCCCGGAACCTGGGCACCTTTGACCTGGTGGTCCTGGACCCGCCCCGCACCGGACTTTCCCAGGAGGTGAGGGAGTATCTCCTGGAGTCCCGGCCCAGGGAGATCCTCTACGTGGCCTGCGACCCCGCCACCTGGGCCAGGGACGTGGGGTGGCTGGTGGGGGGCGGCTACCGGCTGGCCTTCGCCCGGCCCTACGACTTTTTCCCCTTCACCCACCACGTGGAGGTCCTTTCCCTTTTGCAACTAAGGGCCAAGGCATGA
- the gyrA gene encoding DNA gyrase subunit A, whose product MPETVVPVEITEELKQSFINYAMSVIVDRALPDVRDGLKPVQRRILFGAYQEGVLPNRKHVKSAKIVGEVMGKYHPHGDAAIYDALARLAQPWNLRYPLVDGQGNFGSVDGDPPAAQRYTEARLSPLGAEMLLDIDKETVDFRPNYDGSLKEPEVLPSAIPNLLVNGASGIAVGMATSLPPHNLSEVVDALVAMIDNPGITLEEVMRHLPGPDFPTGGKVSRRGIQEAYATGRGSLKLRAKVRVEEKGQRPMLVVTEIPYQVNKASLIAQIAALVKAKKIEDIVALRDESDRQGLRIAIELKRGANPQVVLNQLYKHTALQTSFTVNLLAIVDGEPKVLSLLALMRHYLDHRKEVVRRRSLFDLKKAEERAHVLEGLLIALDHIDEVIALIRGSQDAQEARQGLMGRFGLSEVQAQAILDMRLQRLVALEREKLLEEYRELMEEIARLRAILEEEERLWAEVKKDLLRVKEKYGDARRTVITEFEESFNPEDLIEDEPMVITLTAQGFLKRLPLESYRAQGRGGKGLMAGKTKEEDEAIQVFVAQAHEDLLLFTNRGRVYRLKVYDLPEMGRQARGVHVKSLLPLADEEEVAALLSVRGLEGEGYLVFATEQGLVKRTPLREYQNLGTAGLIAIRLLEGDRLIGVALSDPEDEAILATEEGQAIRFPLEEVRATGRDSQGVTGIRFKKPGDRVVSLVTVKPGEMVDLLAVSTRGYGKRTPLAEYPLQGRGGKGVITYATSLKVGRLAALLKVRGTEDLLVLSKKGLAIRTPVADIRQYSRATAGVKVMNLPEDDEVASAFAVEEEQ is encoded by the coding sequence ATGCCCGAGACGGTGGTTCCCGTAGAAATCACAGAAGAGCTCAAGCAAAGCTTCATCAACTACGCCATGTCCGTCATCGTGGACCGGGCCCTGCCCGACGTGCGGGACGGGCTCAAGCCGGTCCAACGGCGCATCCTCTTTGGCGCCTACCAAGAGGGGGTGCTCCCAAACCGCAAGCACGTGAAAAGCGCCAAGATCGTGGGCGAGGTCATGGGTAAGTACCACCCCCACGGGGACGCCGCCATCTACGATGCCCTGGCCCGCCTGGCCCAGCCCTGGAACCTGCGCTACCCCCTGGTGGACGGCCAAGGAAACTTCGGCTCGGTGGACGGGGACCCCCCGGCGGCCCAGCGCTACACGGAGGCCCGCCTCTCCCCGCTAGGGGCGGAGATGCTTCTGGACATCGACAAGGAAACCGTGGACTTCCGCCCCAACTACGACGGCTCCCTTAAGGAGCCCGAGGTCCTCCCCTCCGCCATCCCCAACCTCCTGGTGAACGGGGCCAGCGGCATCGCCGTGGGCATGGCCACCAGCCTCCCGCCCCACAACCTCTCCGAGGTGGTGGACGCCCTGGTGGCCATGATCGACAACCCGGGGATCACCCTCGAGGAGGTCATGCGCCACCTACCCGGCCCCGACTTCCCCACCGGGGGCAAGGTCTCCCGGAGGGGGATCCAGGAGGCCTACGCCACGGGCCGGGGTAGCCTCAAGCTCAGGGCCAAGGTGCGGGTGGAGGAAAAGGGCCAGCGCCCCATGCTGGTGGTCACGGAGATCCCCTACCAGGTCAACAAGGCCAGCCTCATCGCCCAGATCGCCGCCCTGGTGAAGGCCAAGAAGATTGAGGACATCGTGGCCCTGCGGGACGAGTCCGACCGCCAGGGCCTCAGGATCGCCATCGAGCTCAAACGAGGGGCCAACCCTCAGGTGGTCCTGAACCAGCTTTACAAGCACACCGCCTTGCAAACCTCCTTCACGGTGAACCTCCTGGCCATCGTGGACGGAGAGCCCAAGGTCCTCTCCCTCCTCGCCCTCATGCGCCACTACCTGGACCACCGCAAGGAGGTGGTGCGGCGCAGGAGCCTCTTTGACCTCAAAAAGGCCGAGGAGCGGGCCCACGTGCTGGAGGGGCTCCTCATCGCCCTGGACCACATCGACGAGGTCATCGCCCTCATCCGCGGCTCCCAGGACGCCCAGGAGGCCCGCCAAGGGCTCATGGGGCGCTTCGGGCTCTCCGAGGTCCAGGCCCAGGCCATTCTGGACATGCGCTTGCAACGCCTGGTGGCCCTGGAGCGGGAGAAGCTTTTGGAGGAGTACCGGGAGCTCATGGAGGAGATCGCCCGGCTGCGGGCCATCCTGGAGGAGGAGGAACGCCTCTGGGCCGAGGTGAAGAAGGACCTCCTAAGGGTCAAGGAGAAGTACGGGGACGCCCGGCGCACGGTGATCACCGAGTTTGAGGAGAGCTTCAACCCCGAGGACCTCATCGAGGACGAGCCCATGGTGATCACCCTCACCGCCCAGGGTTTCCTGAAGCGCCTTCCCCTGGAGAGCTACCGGGCCCAAGGAAGGGGAGGCAAAGGGCTCATGGCCGGCAAGACCAAGGAGGAGGACGAGGCCATCCAGGTCTTCGTGGCCCAGGCCCATGAAGACCTCCTCCTCTTCACCAACCGGGGCCGGGTCTATCGCCTAAAGGTCTACGACCTGCCGGAGATGGGCCGGCAGGCCCGGGGGGTGCACGTGAAATCCCTCCTCCCCCTGGCGGACGAGGAGGAGGTGGCCGCTTTGCTTTCCGTGAGGGGGTTGGAGGGGGAGGGCTACCTGGTCTTCGCCACGGAACAGGGCTTGGTGAAGCGCACCCCCTTGAGGGAGTACCAGAACCTGGGCACCGCGGGGCTCATCGCCATCCGGCTTTTGGAGGGGGACCGGCTCATCGGGGTGGCCCTTTCCGACCCCGAGGACGAGGCCATCCTGGCCACGGAGGAGGGGCAGGCCATCCGCTTCCCCCTGGAGGAGGTCCGGGCCACGGGCCGGGACAGCCAGGGGGTGACGGGGATCCGCTTCAAAAAGCCTGGGGATCGGGTGGTTTCCCTGGTGACGGTCAAGCCTGGGGAGATGGTGGACCTCCTGGCGGTGAGCACCCGGGGCTACGGCAAGCGTACCCCCCTCGCCGAGTACCCCCTACAGGGCCGGGGGGGTAAGGGGGTCATCACCTACGCCACCTCCCTCAAGGTGGGCCGCCTTGCCGCCCTCCTCAAGGTGCGGGGCACGGAGGACCTCCTGGTCCTTTCCAAAAAGGGCCTGGCCATCCGCACCCCCGTGGCGGATATCCGCCAGTACTCTCGGGCCACCGCCGGGGTCAAGGTGATGAACCTTCCCGAGGACGACGAGGTGGCCAGCGCCTTTGCCGTGGAGGAGGAGCAGTGA
- a CDS encoding peptidoglycan DD-metalloendopeptidase family protein produces the protein MRRLWFVGVLVSLLGLAQGSRALTHTVAPGETLFAIARRYGTTVEELARLNGLRDPNRLQVGQVLWVRPRGEVALPRGRAFYFPPVQGRAFGLWVEGYAQGWVGFLGERYPLVPGEGGLWALLPVGALVKPGEYPLRLVLEGEEVALSLQVVPGGYGQETLALSPSLEGLLRDPGLKAEREKVVGACPREGPLRVSRFLRPLEGGRVTSPFGTRRRYGTLFTSYHEGLDFAALPGTPVRAVAEGVVVLSERLKVRGEAVVLSHGMGLCTGYWHLAERRVRVGERVKGGQVLGLLGNTGLSTGPHLHLEVRLWGVPVDPMPFFQGLPLP, from the coding sequence ATGCGCCGCCTTTGGTTCGTCGGGGTTCTGGTGTCCCTCCTCGGCTTGGCCCAGGGTTCCCGGGCCCTCACCCACACCGTGGCCCCTGGGGAAACCCTGTTCGCCATCGCCCGGCGCTACGGCACCACGGTGGAGGAGCTGGCCCGGCTCAACGGGCTAAGGGACCCCAACCGCCTCCAGGTGGGGCAGGTGCTTTGGGTGCGCCCAAGGGGGGAGGTGGCCCTGCCCCGGGGAAGGGCCTTTTACTTCCCTCCCGTCCAGGGCCGGGCCTTTGGCCTTTGGGTGGAGGGGTACGCCCAGGGGTGGGTGGGGTTTTTGGGGGAGCGGTACCCCCTGGTACCCGGGGAGGGGGGCCTATGGGCCCTTTTGCCGGTGGGGGCCTTGGTGAAGCCGGGGGAGTACCCCTTGCGCCTCGTCCTGGAGGGGGAGGAGGTGGCCCTTTCCCTCCAGGTGGTCCCCGGGGGCTACGGCCAGGAAACCCTGGCCTTAAGCCCCTCCCTGGAGGGCCTGCTCCGGGATCCCGGCCTGAAGGCGGAGCGGGAGAAGGTGGTGGGGGCCTGCCCCAGGGAAGGCCCCCTTAGGGTTTCCCGTTTCCTGAGGCCCCTGGAGGGTGGGCGCGTTACCAGCCCCTTTGGCACCCGTCGGCGCTACGGCACCCTTTTCACCTCCTACCACGAGGGCCTGGACTTCGCCGCTTTGCCCGGCACCCCCGTGCGGGCGGTGGCCGAGGGGGTCGTGGTCCTTTCGGAGAGGCTGAAGGTGCGGGGGGAGGCGGTGGTCCTGAGCCACGGGATGGGCCTTTGCACCGGGTACTGGCACCTTGCGGAAAGGAGGGTGAGGGTGGGGGAGAGGGTTAAGGGGGGGCAGGTGCTGGGGCTTTTGGGGAACACGGGGCTTTCCACCGGGCCCCACCTGCACCTCGAGGTGCGCCTTTGGGGGGTTCCCGTGGACCCCATGCCCTTTTTCCAGGGCCTCCCCCTACCCTAA
- a CDS encoding M20/M25/M40 family metallo-hydrolase: MDPVRFLLELAPLAGEEARGAYVAARLPGARRDGLGNVWAGEGRVLLLAHLDTVLPPEPPRRAGERLYGPGVGDNSSGVAVLLSLPEIPGVVRGFTVGEEGLGNLKGARALVETLAPEVVVAVDGYLPGVVDRALGSVRFRVTFLGRGGHAWGDKEVPNPVFALAEGLCRLRALFQEVGSEASLNASGLEGGEAVNAIPKEASALVEIRALEEGRLRTLHQRAQEVLKEVARFHGVRVSLEVLGQRPTGSTATPRLLQAAAEALAKIGERPRFQPGSTDASAAIERGIPALALGVYRGSGAHTREEWVLPKSLWEGREVLLAFLKALGVG, translated from the coding sequence GTGGACCCGGTGCGCTTCCTCCTGGAGCTCGCCCCCCTGGCGGGGGAGGAGGCCCGGGGGGCCTACGTGGCTGCCCGACTGCCGGGGGCCCGGCGGGACGGCCTGGGGAATGTGTGGGCCGGGGAGGGGCGGGTGCTTCTTTTGGCCCACCTGGACACGGTTTTGCCCCCCGAGCCCCCCAGGCGGGCGGGGGAAAGGCTCTACGGCCCAGGGGTAGGGGATAACTCCAGCGGGGTGGCCGTCCTCCTCTCCCTTCCCGAGATCCCGGGGGTGGTCCGGGGCTTCACCGTGGGGGAGGAGGGCCTGGGGAACCTCAAGGGGGCCCGGGCCCTGGTGGAAACCCTGGCGCCCGAGGTGGTGGTGGCGGTGGACGGGTATCTGCCGGGGGTGGTGGACCGGGCCTTGGGCTCGGTCCGCTTCCGGGTCACCTTTTTGGGCCGGGGTGGCCACGCCTGGGGGGACAAGGAGGTGCCCAACCCCGTGTTTGCCCTGGCGGAGGGGCTTTGCCGGCTGCGCGCCCTCTTCCAGGAGGTGGGGAGCGAGGCCAGCCTGAACGCCAGCGGCCTGGAAGGGGGCGAGGCGGTGAACGCCATCCCTAAGGAGGCCTCGGCCTTGGTGGAGATCCGCGCCTTGGAAGAGGGAAGGCTTCGCACCCTCCACCAAAGGGCCCAGGAGGTCCTAAAGGAGGTGGCCCGGTTCCACGGGGTGAGGGTCTCCCTGGAGGTCCTGGGGCAGAGGCCCACGGGGAGCACCGCCACCCCCCGGCTTCTGCAGGCGGCGGCGGAGGCCCTGGCCAAGATCGGGGAAAGGCCTAGGTTCCAGCCGGGTTCCACCGACGCCAGCGCCGCCATTGAGCGGGGCATCCCCGCCTTGGCCCTGGGGGTGTACCGGGGGAGCGGGGCCCACACCCGGGAGGAGTGGGTGCTTCCTAAGAGCCTTTGGGAGGGCCGGGAGGTGCTTCTGGCCTTTTTAAAGGCCCTTGGCGTAGGATAG
- the aroQ gene encoding type II 3-dehydroquinate dehydratase: protein MVLILNGPNLNLLGQREPEVYGRTTLEELEALCEAWGAELGLGVAFRQSNYEGQLIEWVQQAHREGFLALVLNPGALTHYSYALLDALRAQPLPAVEVHLSNLHAREPFRQHSVTAGACRGIIAGFGVLSYKLALVYLAEVLEVGPPG from the coding sequence ATGGTGCTGATCCTAAACGGACCCAACCTGAACCTGCTGGGCCAGCGGGAGCCCGAGGTCTACGGGCGCACCACCCTCGAGGAGCTGGAAGCCCTCTGCGAGGCCTGGGGAGCGGAGCTGGGCCTCGGGGTGGCCTTTCGCCAGAGCAACTACGAGGGGCAGCTGATAGAATGGGTGCAGCAAGCCCACCGGGAGGGATTCTTGGCCCTGGTCCTGAACCCCGGGGCCCTCACCCATTACTCCTACGCCCTCCTGGACGCCCTTAGGGCCCAGCCCCTCCCTGCGGTGGAGGTCCACCTCTCCAACCTCCATGCCCGCGAGCCCTTTCGCCAGCACTCCGTGACCGCGGGGGCCTGCCGGGGCATCATCGCGGGGTTTGGCGTCCTCTCCTACAAGCTGGCCCTGGTCTACCTGGCGGAGGTCCTGGAGGTGGGCCCGCCGGGCTAA
- the cutA gene encoding divalent-cation tolerance protein CutA: MEEVVLITAPNEEVGQTLARTLVEEGLAACVNLVPGLTSVYRWQGKVVEDREVLLIVKTTTFAFPRLKERVLSLHPYTVPEIVALPIAEGHGPYLDWLRENVK; encoded by the coding sequence ATGGAGGAGGTGGTCCTGATCACCGCCCCTAACGAGGAGGTGGGCCAGACCCTGGCCCGCACCCTGGTGGAGGAGGGCCTGGCCGCCTGCGTGAACCTGGTGCCGGGCCTCACCTCCGTCTACCGCTGGCAGGGGAAGGTGGTGGAGGACCGGGAGGTCCTCCTCATCGTCAAGACCACCACCTTCGCCTTCCCCCGGCTAAAGGAGCGGGTTCTCTCCCTCCACCCCTACACCGTCCCCGAGATCGTGGCCCTGCCCATCGCCGAGGGGCATGGGCCTTACCTGGACTGGCTCCGGGAAAATGTGAAATGA
- a CDS encoding helix-turn-helix domain-containing protein — MTQARETVTFRPGEVILYPGVPGPRDRVYRVLQGLVRLEAVDEEGNALTLRLVRPGGYFGEEAWAGTERGYFAEAVTEVVAEPLPKEPHPEEVFQVLLSLAQALSESYRRIERLATQRLKNRMAAAILELAETPLAHEEPEGLVLRATHDELAAAVGSVRETVTKVIGELTREGYIRSGYGKIVLKDLQGLRELARSRGDGR; from the coding sequence ATGACCCAGGCACGCGAGACGGTAACCTTTAGGCCAGGCGAGGTCATCCTGTACCCGGGGGTCCCGGGGCCCCGGGACCGGGTCTACCGGGTCCTCCAGGGCCTCGTGCGCCTCGAGGCGGTGGACGAGGAGGGCAACGCCCTCACCCTGCGCCTGGTCCGCCCCGGGGGGTACTTCGGCGAGGAGGCCTGGGCGGGCACGGAGCGGGGCTACTTCGCCGAGGCGGTGACCGAGGTGGTGGCCGAACCCCTCCCCAAGGAACCCCACCCCGAGGAGGTCTTTCAGGTGCTCCTCAGCCTGGCCCAGGCCCTTTCCGAGTCCTACCGGCGCATTGAGCGCCTGGCCACCCAACGCCTGAAAAACCGCATGGCCGCGGCCATCCTGGAGCTGGCGGAGACCCCCTTGGCCCACGAGGAGCCGGAGGGCCTGGTCCTCCGCGCCACCCACGACGAGCTGGCGGCGGCGGTGGGGAGCGTGCGGGAAACCGTGACCAAGGTGATCGGGGAGCTCACCCGGGAGGGGTACATCCGCTCCGGCTACGGCAAGATCGTCCTGAAGGACCTCCAGGGCCTCAGGGAGCTGGCCCGAAGCCGCGGGGACGGGCGCTAG
- a CDS encoding response regulator, with product MIRVLLADDHALFRQGLKSLLEAEGDFRVVGEAKDGWEAMRHALEAKPDVILMDIQMPGLDGVQATQAILKEWPEARVIILTMYRQDAYVFEAVKAGARGYLLKDTNASELIEAIRRVHAGEVLLDAELAGRIIQDFRAKKESSLPLHAELSEREIQILKLVAQGYTNLEIAAELQLSEKTVRNRLSEIFQKLHLNNRTQAALYAIREGLAQPEPEE from the coding sequence GTGATTCGGGTACTCTTAGCGGACGATCATGCCCTTTTTCGCCAAGGGCTTAAAAGCCTTCTGGAGGCGGAGGGGGATTTCCGGGTGGTGGGGGAGGCGAAGGACGGCTGGGAGGCCATGCGGCATGCCCTCGAGGCCAAGCCGGACGTGATCCTCATGGACATCCAGATGCCGGGCCTGGACGGGGTGCAGGCCACCCAGGCCATCCTCAAGGAGTGGCCCGAGGCCAGGGTGATCATCCTCACCATGTACCGCCAGGACGCCTACGTGTTTGAGGCGGTGAAGGCGGGGGCCAGGGGCTACCTCCTGAAGGATACCAACGCCAGCGAGCTCATCGAGGCCATCCGCCGGGTGCATGCGGGGGAGGTGCTTCTGGATGCCGAGCTGGCGGGGCGCATCATCCAGGACTTCCGGGCCAAGAAGGAGTCCAGCCTTCCCCTACATGCGGAGCTTTCCGAAAGGGAGATCCAGATCCTCAAGCTGGTGGCCCAGGGGTACACCAACCTGGAGATCGCCGCTGAGCTGCAGCTTTCTGAAAAGACCGTGCGCAACCGCCTTTCCGAAATCTTCCAGAAGCTTCACCTGAACAACCGCACCCAAGCGGCTCTGTACGCCATCCGCGAGGGACTGGCCCAGCCCGAGCCCGAAGAGTAG